One Mycoplasmoides pneumoniae FH genomic region harbors:
- a CDS encoding fructose-specific PTS transporter subunit EIIC, translating into MFKPLLSAELFFNWTAKDFKDKTSFLKQACRVLQAKNCIKEEQIALTALKEREAQITTGIMSKLALPHMQSATVLKPFVAVFKVNNVDWQSLDNQPVKLIFLIGVPKDQGNLHLEFISQFSKLMLQDEFANKVPNIRSFNGLINLIDSFQQTAVASQPVVNEAAAQTEEPKDTNTQYDFVAVTACPTGIAHTFMAKEALEKFARDHNLKVKVETQGTDGIQNQLTESDLNNTKGIILACDRLIDLTRFYGHANVVEVSTTKAIKTPQTVYDQVVKKEGKLLGNKSSDSASQTELKETTEQLSFKDFHKRIYRAILSGVSYMLPFVVFGGILIAIAFLIDINNAGNAGKQFGSKDPIANWFKTLGGLSFGLIVPILSAYIAFALVGRQGLLPGFIVGLISAGKFLLNIDIVTGKIDWATESKVSSGFFGAIFGGLLAAVLIIVQQRYIYRKLPQALQGIKNILFIPLLGTLVTAALFWVINIPLIYLNYGLSKFLQIMDKPYLAPLLGLVIGLMMCFDLGGPVNKAAYVFGVVSLESQNSGTVAMASAILSGMVPPLGIAIAATIRKQCFDKEELPAAYACYVMGLSFISEGAIPFVAKRPKIMLAANLIGGAVCGVLTGAFALTIRAPHGGVFVFALLKTNLEGIAGNTLQIGAGVGLALLALIVSSFISAGIIIGHNLLVVRKKTKQLVNTNA; encoded by the coding sequence ATGTTCAAGCCATTGTTAAGCGCTGAGCTGTTTTTTAACTGAACAGCTAAAGATTTTAAAGATAAAACAAGCTTTTTAAAACAAGCGTGTCGTGTTTTACAGGCCAAAAACTGCATTAAAGAAGAACAAATAGCACTCACTGCTTTAAAAGAAAGGGAGGCACAAATCACCACCGGAATTATGTCAAAACTGGCATTGCCCCACATGCAAAGTGCTACCGTGTTAAAACCGTTTGTGGCGGTGTTTAAGGTCAACAATGTGGACTGGCAATCCTTAGACAACCAACCGGTTAAACTAATCTTTTTAATTGGCGTACCCAAAGATCAAGGCAACCTCCACTTGGAATTTATTTCGCAGTTTTCCAAGTTAATGTTGCAGGACGAGTTTGCCAACAAAGTGCCCAACATTCGCAGCTTTAACGGGTTGATTAATTTAATTGACAGTTTTCAACAAACTGCAGTTGCAAGTCAACCTGTTGTTAACGAAGCAGCAGCTCAGACTGAAGAGCCAAAGGACACAAACACTCAGTATGACTTTGTGGCGGTAACGGCGTGTCCCACCGGGATTGCTCACACCTTTATGGCCAAGGAAGCGCTGGAAAAGTTTGCCCGCGATCACAACCTCAAAGTTAAGGTCGAAACTCAAGGAACTGATGGGATTCAGAACCAGTTAACCGAGTCTGATTTAAACAATACCAAAGGCATTATTTTGGCCTGTGACCGCTTAATTGATTTAACGCGTTTTTACGGTCACGCAAATGTGGTGGAAGTGTCCACAACCAAAGCAATTAAAACACCACAAACAGTTTATGACCAAGTGGTAAAGAAGGAAGGCAAACTACTCGGTAATAAGTCCAGTGATAGTGCTAGTCAAACGGAACTCAAAGAAACCACTGAACAGCTCTCGTTTAAAGACTTTCACAAACGGATTTACCGCGCCATTTTAAGTGGGGTTTCTTACATGCTGCCATTTGTCGTGTTTGGTGGCATCTTAATTGCAATTGCCTTTTTAATTGACATTAATAATGCTGGCAATGCTGGTAAACAATTTGGCTCTAAAGATCCCATAGCTAACTGGTTTAAAACACTCGGTGGGTTGTCGTTTGGTTTAATTGTTCCCATTTTAAGTGCTTACATTGCCTTTGCTCTAGTCGGCCGGCAAGGGTTACTGCCCGGCTTTATTGTGGGGTTAATTTCAGCTGGTAAGTTTTTACTCAACATTGACATTGTTACTGGAAAAATTGATTGAGCGACTGAATCAAAAGTATCGAGTGGTTTCTTTGGTGCCATTTTTGGAGGCTTGTTGGCAGCAGTGTTAATTATTGTGCAGCAACGTTACATCTATAGAAAATTACCGCAAGCATTACAAGGCATTAAGAACATTCTCTTTATTCCGTTACTAGGAACGCTAGTCACAGCAGCCTTGTTCTGAGTCATTAACATTCCCCTAATTTACTTGAACTATGGTCTGTCCAAGTTCTTGCAAATTATGGACAAACCATATTTGGCTCCCTTACTTGGTTTAGTGATTGGACTCATGATGTGCTTTGACTTGGGTGGACCGGTCAACAAAGCGGCCTATGTGTTTGGGGTAGTTTCGCTAGAGAGCCAAAACAGTGGTACGGTTGCAATGGCTAGTGCTATCTTATCGGGGATGGTGCCACCATTGGGTATTGCCATTGCTGCGACCATTCGCAAGCAGTGCTTTGACAAGGAAGAATTACCAGCAGCGTATGCTTGTTATGTGATGGGATTAAGTTTTATTAGTGAAGGGGCGATTCCTTTTGTTGCTAAACGGCCTAAGATTATGTTAGCTGCTAACCTAATTGGTGGTGCTGTGTGTGGTGTTTTAACGGGAGCATTTGCGCTAACGATTCGTGCCCCTCATGGTGGCGTGTTTGTCTTTGCCTTATTGAAAACTAACTTAGAGGGCATTGCCGGCAACACACTCCAAATCGGCGCTGGGGTTGGCTTAGCACTTCTAGCGCTAATAGTATCCAGCTTCATTAGTGCTGGCATTATTATTGGTCATAACCTGCTTGTAGTGCGTAAAAAAACAAAACAACTAGTAAATACCAATGCTTAA
- a CDS encoding 1-phosphofructokinase, with translation MLNHNSKVWIVNYACAIDYYLDKHKQQRGVLTPGGKGINMAIVMALFGIKPTVLTFLGQPTKDLFLQLLKPYQLDLVSFPATTQTRINVKLLDGAQTTEINDVTPLMEEQAVHEMIAYLKANVKPNDLLVLNGRFLQRDLVKLLDVAFSLTKYVVLDVDEPQLLQLLNQRQPWLMKPNRDEFVAMVNANNSNVDQQELVQLIKQFQTTQNLLMSDGAQGAYFFDQQQLLFMEAIPPQQLVSTTGAGDTLLGVFLANLLLDKDPVGSLKVAVNYASATISKLGVVNSNDQIVLKATNYYYL, from the coding sequence ATGCTTAACCACAACAGTAAAGTTTGAATAGTTAACTATGCTTGTGCGATTGACTATTACTTAGATAAACACAAACAACAACGCGGTGTGTTAACACCCGGTGGTAAGGGAATTAACATGGCGATTGTAATGGCTTTATTTGGCATCAAACCAACCGTGTTAACCTTTTTGGGTCAACCTACTAAAGATTTATTCTTGCAGTTGTTAAAACCGTACCAACTGGACTTAGTTAGCTTTCCAGCGACTACCCAAACACGGATTAACGTGAAGCTGTTGGATGGTGCCCAAACAACTGAAATTAACGATGTCACCCCGTTAATGGAGGAACAAGCAGTCCATGAAATGATTGCTTACCTTAAGGCTAACGTTAAGCCCAATGACCTGTTGGTGTTGAACGGCCGTTTTTTACAACGCGATTTAGTTAAGTTGTTAGATGTTGCTTTTAGCTTAACCAAGTATGTTGTATTAGATGTTGATGAACCTCAACTATTACAACTGTTAAACCAGCGCCAACCCTGGTTAATGAAACCGAACCGTGATGAGTTTGTAGCAATGGTTAATGCAAATAACAGTAACGTTGACCAACAAGAGTTGGTGCAGTTAATAAAGCAGTTTCAGACTACACAGAACTTATTAATGTCAGACGGCGCGCAGGGTGCTTACTTCTTTGATCAACAGCAACTGTTATTTATGGAAGCGATTCCTCCCCAACAGTTAGTTTCCACTACGGGAGCGGGAGATACATTGCTGGGTGTTTTCCTAGCTAACTTACTGTTAGATAAGGATCCAGTGGGTAGTTTAAAGGTAGCGGTTAACTATGCTAGTGCTACGATTAGCAAGCTCGGTGTGGTCAACAGTAATGACCAAATAGTGCTAAAAGCTACTAATTATTACTATTTATAA